From a single Pelmatolapia mariae isolate MD_Pm_ZW linkage group LG20, Pm_UMD_F_2, whole genome shotgun sequence genomic region:
- the kcna2b gene encoding potassium voltage-gated channel subfamily A member 2b codes for MTVATSDPADEAAAHPGQPHDHYDSDPDHECCERVVINISGLRFETQLKTLSQFPETLLGDPKKRMRYFDPLRNEYFFDRNRPSFDAILYYYQSGGRLRRPVNVTLDIFSEEIRFYELGEEAMEIFREDEGFIREEERPLPENEFQRQVWLLFEYPESSGPARIIAIISVMVILISIVSFCLETLPLNRNEDEMYNSLQSTYNTTAPSASFYFTDPFFIVETLCIIWFSFEFLVRFFACPSKTGFFGNIMNIIDIVAIIPYFITLGTELAERPEDGQAGQQAMSLAILRVIRLVRVFRIFKLSRHSKGLQILGQTLKASMRELGLLIFFLFIGVILFSSAVYFAEADEPVSQFSSIPEAFWWAVVSMTTVGYGDMVPTTIGGKIVGSLCAIAGVLTIALPVPVIVSNFNYFYHRETEGEEQAQYLNIPSVPKASSADELKKSGRSGSGSTLSKSDYVEIQEAVNHSMEDFRSEARKTGNCTLANTNYVNITKMRTDV; via the coding sequence ATGACGGTCGCTACCAGCGACCCTGCGGATgaagcagcagcacatccagGTCAGCCTCATGACCATTACGACTCGGATCCGGATCATGAATGCTGCGAGAGGGTTGTCATTAACATCTCAGGCTTGCGCTTTGAGACACAGCTGAAGACACTTTCCCAGTTTCCAGAGACACTGCTAGGTGATCCTAAAAAAAGGATGAGGTATTTTGATCCGCTCCGGAATGAATACTTCTTTGATCGGAATCGACCAAGTTTTGACGCTATTCTGTATTATTACCAGTCTGGAGGGAGACTGCGCCGGCCTGTTAACGTGACTCTTGACATTTTTTCTGAGGAGATCCGGTTTTATGAATTGGGTGAAGAGGCTATGGAAATCTTCAGGGAGGATGAAGGTTTTATAAGGGAAGAGGAGCGACCTCTGCCAGAAAATGAGTTCCAGAGACAAGTGTGGCTTCTGTTTGAATATCCAGAGAGCTCAGGACCAGCTCGCATCATTGCCATAATCTCTGTCATGGTGATTCTTATCTCTATTGTCAGTTTCTGTCTGGAGACACTGCCACTTAATCGAAACGAAGATGAGATGTATAACTCACTCCAGTCCACATACAACACCACCGCTCCATCTGCAAGCTTTTATTTTACAGATCCTTTCTTCATTGTTGAGACGCTTTGCATCATCTGGTTCTCTTTTGAGTTCCTAGTTAGGTTCTTCGCCTGTCCCAGCAAAACTGGATTTTTTGGCAATATCATGAACATCATTGATATTGTGGCAATCATCCCGTACTTCATCACCCTCGGCACAGAACTAGCAGAGCGGCCAGAGGATGGCCAGGCAGGCCAGCAAGCCATGTCTTTGGCTATTCTCCGTGTCATCCGTCTAGTTAGGGTGTTTCGTATCTTCAAACTCTCACGTCATTCCAAGGGACTCCAGATCTTAGGGCAGACATTGAAGGCCAGCATGCGTGAGCTGGGCCTCCTCATCTTCTTCCTGTTCATTGGTGTCATCCTCTTCTCTAGTGCGGTCTACTTTGCAGAAGCAGACGAGCCAGTTTCTCAGTTCAGCAGCATCCCCGAGGCCTTTTGGTGGGCAGTGGTTTCCATGACAACCGTAGGCTACGGAGACATGGTCCCAACAACTATTGGGGGGAAGATTGTGGGGTCTCTCTGTGCAATTGCCGGTGTGCTGACTATTGCACTGCCTGTACCTGTCATTGTATCAAACTTCAACTACTTCtaccacagagagacagaaggtGAGGAGCAGGCACAGTATCTGAATATCCCAAGTGTGCCTAAAGCCAGCTCAGCTGACGAGCTGAAGAAAAGCGGTCGGAGCGGCAGCGGCTCCACTCTCAGTAAGTCTGACTATGTGGAAATCCAAGAGGCAGTGAACCACAGTATGGAGGACTTCAGATCAGAGGCcaggaaaacaggaaactgcACCCTGGCCAACACTAACTATGTAAACATCACTAAGATGCGTACAGATGTATAA